CGCATCGACGAATTTGCAGCTTTAGCAAATGCCATGCCGGGACATATCCGTTTCGATACTAACGAACAAGACTCGCTTACGTATGTCGCCGCAGAAAAGATTTATGCACGAGGCAGAATGGAAGAAGCCAAAACAAGCCTCAACAAATACCTGCAAACTTTCCCAGAAGGAGCCTTCAGCCTGAACGCACATTATTATCTCTGCCTGATCGGAAACGAGCAGAAAAATTACGATATGATTCTTCTCCATTCCGGCAAACTGCTAGAATATCCTAACAACCCGTTTGCAGAAGAGGCACTGATCTTGCGCGCTGAAGTGCAATTCAACCAGCAGAATATGGCTGAAGCATTGGCTAGCTACAAAATGCTGAAAGAAAAAGCAACCAACGTAGAGCGCCGCCAACTTGCTGAAACGGGTATTTTGCGTTGTGCCTTCCTATTGCAAGATGATATAGAAACCATCCATGCAGCTACCGACCTGCTCGCAGAAGCCAAGCTTAGTCCGGAGCTAAGAAACGAAGCTCTTTATTACCGTGCTAAAGCCTACACCAAGCAAAAGGCTGACAAGAAAGCAATGGAAGACTATCGTGAACTTGCTAAAGATACACGTAATTCTTACGGTGCCGAAGCTAAATATCAGGTTGCACAATCCCTCTACGACGCAAAAGAATACGCCGCTGCAGAGAAAGAACTGCTCAACTATATAGAGCAGAGTACACCACATGCTTATTGGCTAGCGCGCAGTTTTGTCCTTCTGTCCGACGTTTATCACGCTACGGGTAAAGATCTGGACGCACGCCAATATCTGCTTAGTCTGCAACAGAATTATCAAGGGAATGACGATATTGAAAGCATGATTGAAAGCAGACTTAATAAATTGAAAGTTGAGAATTGAGAATTAAAAAATAAAAAAGTATGAAACGATCTCATTATATAATAGGAGGACTCGCGTTGGCAATCTCAATGCCATCCTGCCTTCAAGCCCAAACCACCCAACCGAAGGATACAACAATGACCCGCACGGTCGTTGTGGAACAAGAATATAACCCGGACATTATGGACGCTTCGAAAGTAAACGTCCTGCCTAAAGTAGAAGAACCGACAGTGAGCAAGAAAGAAGTAGAGTATGCTACAACATTCTTTCCGGCTACTTCCGTTCCGGCAGGCCTGATGCGCCCCTATACCGGAAAAGAAGTTCAACCCGGCACTACCCCGGGATATGTACGTGCCGGATATGGTAATTATGGCAATTTGGATGTTCTTGCCAATTATCTATTCCGCCTGTCGCAAAAAGACAAATTGAATGTACGTTTCCAAATGGATGGAATGGATGGTAAACTAACGCTTCCTTTCACAGACTCCGAAAAATGGAATGCATTTTATTATCGCACACGCGCAAATGTGGATTACACGCATCAATTTGATAAGTTGGATTTAAATATTGCCGGAAACTTCGGATTGAGCAACTTCAACTTCCAACCGGAAAGCGTAAACAGCAAGCAGAAATTCACATCCGGTGACTTCCATGCGGGCATTCATTTCACTGATGAGACTGCACCACTGCGTTTCAATGCAGAAACAAATCTGTTGATGTATGAACGTCAGCATAACATGTTCAATGAATCTGAAGCCAATACAGGTATCAAGGAAACAATCATACGCACCAAAGGCGATGTCACGGGAGCTATCGGTGACCAACAATTAATAACTATCGCTTTGGAAATGAACAATCTTCTCTACAACGGATATACAAAGAATGTTTCCACCGGAGATGAATACTTCAAAAACTACACAACGCTTCTTTTAAATCCATATTATGAACTGGATAATGATGACTGGAAATTGCATATCGGAGCCAATGTAGATTTATCTTTCGGATTTGATCAGTCTTTCCGTATCTCACCCGATATCACCGCACAGTATATTTTCTCTGATAGCTACATTGTTTATGCAAAAGCAACTGGCGGTAAGCAATTGAATGATTTCCGCAGACTTGAAAATATCTGTCCGTACAGTGAACTGCCAGAGGCAAATACCACTGCTACTTTGGGATACGTACAACGTCCTTATGATACTTACGAGCAAATCAACGGTAGTATCGGATTCAAAGCAAGCCCTTATCCGGGACTTTGGTTCAATGTGTTCGGTGGTTATCAGAATCTAAAGAACGACTTATGTTATTTAGGTTTTGACCCAAATGATATTCATTCAGGTTCTTATCTCTCTTTTGCTCAAGACAATACAGATAATCTTTACCTGGGAGGTGAAATCAGTTACGATTACAAGGATATCTTCGGAATATCAGCCAAATATACTTACCGTAATTGGGACAGCAAAACAGAGGAATATCTGTTGGCAGTGAAACCAGCCAGTGAAATGTCTTTCAATGTACGTATTCATCCAATCTCTGCTCTTAACATAAATCTAGGTTATGATTACATCAACCGGAAAGAAGTGAAAGAGTATGCAAAAATGACCGCAATTAATGATTTGCATATCGGAGCTAGCTATAATGTATTCAAAGGAGTATTTGTTTATGCGCAAGTACATAACCTGCTGAACAAGAAATATCAATATTATTTAGGTTATCCTACGGAAGGATTCAATTTCTTAGGAGGATTGAGTTTCCGATTCTAAGGGAAATAGACAGAATATAGTAAAAACACAATATGCCCATCCCGTACTATTCGAGATGGGCATATTGCATTAAATATCATCTTATTTCATTTTAATATATACCACCGAACGTCCTGAATCAAATTTTAAGATTTACCATATTAGCCTTTACCCTCATAGATGTAAATCTCAAGATTTTATTAAATTCTCCTTATAATATAAGGTAGGGAGAATCTTTTTTTTTACTTTTGTCCCCGAATATTGTGGTACAAGCCATTATAAAAGAAAGAATTATGCAGAAAAACCTTGTCATTGTCGAGTCTCCGGCAAAAGCAAAAACGATTGAAAAGTTTCTGGGGAAAGATTTCAAAGTCCTTTCTAGTTACGGACACATACGCGATCTGAAGAAAAAAGATTTCAGTATCGACGTAAATAATGATTTTAAACCCAGCTACGAAATCCCGGCAGACAAAAAGACGCTGGTTAGCACACTAAAGACAGAAGCTAAAGAGGCAGAAACCGTATGGCTCGCATCCGATGAGGACCGCGAGGGAGAGGCGATTGCCTGGCATCTGTATGAGGTCTTGAAACTAAAACCGGAAAACACAAAACGAATCGTATTTCATGAAATTACGAAGAGCGCTATCTTAAAAGCTATTGAACAACCACGCGACATTGACCTCAACCTCGTAAATGCACAGCAAGCACGACGGATTCTGGACCGTATCGTAGGTTTCGAACTCTCTCCCGTACTTTGGAGAAAAGTGAAACCGGCACTCTCTGCCGGACGTGTTCAGTCTGTCGCTGTCCGCCTGATCGTTGAACGTGAACGTGAAATACATGCCTTCAAAACGGAAGCTGCTTATCGCGTCACTGCCATATTCCTCGTGCCGGACATGGATGGAAAACTGGTGGAAATGAAAGCTGAACTGGCTCGCCGTATCAAAACAAAAAAAGAAGCAAAGGCTTTCCTCGACGCTTGTCAGGGAGCGAGCTTTGCAATCGATGATATTACCACCCGCCCGATCAAGAAAACGCCTCCTGCTCCGTTCACAACGTCCACTTTGCAACAGGAAGCCGCACGCAAATTGGGATATACCGTAGCTCAAACCATGATGCTCGCGCAGCGTTTATACGAATCGGGATTCATCACTTACATGCGTACGGACTCTGTCAACCTCTCGGAGTTTGCAACAGCAGGCAGTAAAGACGCTATCATCAAAATGATGGGCGACCGCTATGTACATCCCCGCCATTTCGATACCAAGACCAAGGGTGCACAAGAGGCTCACGAGGCCATCCGCCCTACTTATATGGAGAACCAATCCGTTGAAGGAACAGCACAAGAGAAGAAACTATATGACTTGATCTGGAAACGCACTATTGCTTCACAAATGGCAGATGCGGAACTGGAAAAGACGACTGCTACCATAACGATAAGTGGCAGCAGCGATGTATTTACAGCTATCGGTGAGGTGATTAAGTTCGACGGTTTCCTGCGTGTGTACCGTGAATCTTATGATGACGACAACGAACAGGAAGATGAAAGCCACTTGCTTCCTCCTCTGAAGAAAGGTCAGAAGTTGGAACATGGACCTATCATTGCAACCGAACGTTTCACCCAACGCCCTCCACGCTATACGGAAGCAAGTCTTGTACGCAAGTTGGAAGAACTGGGCATCGGACGTCCGTCCACTTATGCGCCTACCATCTCTACCATCCAGCAACGCGAATATGTGGAGAAAGGCAATAAAGACGGTGAAGAACGCCAGTTTAATGTCATGACATTAAAGGATCATCAAATTAAAGACGAAAATCATACTGAAATTACCGGTGCAGAAAAGGCTAAATTACTCCCAACGGATATTGGCACTGTGGTAAATGATTTCCTTACCGAGTATTTCCCGGACATTCTGGATTTCAACTTTACCGCCAGCGTAGAGAAGGAATTTGACGAAATTGCAGAAGGAGAAGTAAAGTGGACTTCTATCATGAAGAATTTCTATGATAAATTCCACCCGTCTGTAGAAAGCACGTTAGCTATCAAGACGGAACATAAAGTAGGCGAACGCATCCTGGGGGAAGAACCGGGAACAGGTAAAACCGTTTCCGTTAAGATTGGCCGTTTCGGTCCTGTTGTACAGATTGGCTCTGCAGAAGATGAAGAAAAGCCACGCTTTGCACAAATGAAAAAGGGGCAGTCCATGGAAACCATTACATTGGAAGAAGCACTGGAGTTATTCAAATTGCCTCGTACACTGGGCGAATATGAAGGAAAGACAGTCAGTGTCGGTGTAGGTCGTTTCGGTCCGTATATCCTGCATAATAAGGTATATGTATCGCTCCCTAAAGGACTCGACCCGATGGAAATTACCTTGGAAGAGGCGGAACAACTCATTTTGGACAAACGCCAGAAAGAAGTGGAACGCCATATCAAAAAGTTTGAAGAGGAACCGGAACTCGAAATTCTGAACGGACGCTACGGACCTTACATTACTTATAAAGGTTCTAATTATAAAATCCCCAAAGATATTGTCCCACAGGATTTGAGTCTGCAAAGTTGCCTGGAGTTAATCAAGATACAAGACGAAAAAGGGGAAACGTCTTCTTTCAAACGAGGAAAACGAACCACTAAGAAAAAATAAAAAAACAGGGTGTTGGCCATATCTGACCAACACCCTGTTTCCTGACTTTATCACTTTTTTAAAATTTTCTCATGAACCTGCCCTATAGATATCTGTAGCAGTGTTTTTAAGTCTAATTTGGGTGACGCACGGGAATTTTGTATCTTCGTGCTATGTTTGTGCGTAGGAAAAAGAATCGATCCGGTTCGACCAGTGTTGTCGTCGCCGATAAGAGTTCCAGTAGATTTACGGAACTCCATGTCATAGGTGTGGGTACAACCGAGGATGAAATTAGTCAACTTGTAAATGAAGGAAAGAATTGGATAGCCCATTACGGTGGACAGCAAACCATAAGCTTCCCTGATGATGAGTGTGAAAAACTAAGACGGGAAGAGAATTCAATGACTGAGTACATAGTATCCAATATAATAAGTACTTCTCTGAATTCACCTCAGAGAATCATCAATAAAGTTTACGATAAAATCGGATTCAATATCATACAGGATGAAGAACTACGTCATCTTGTAGTATCCAGAATATGCTCTCCTATGAGCAAGAAGGCCACAGTGGATTATCTGAGACGGCATTTCAAGGAAGAGGTCAGTTTACAGAAGATTTATCGTTATCTCGATAAACTATATAATACCCAGCAGGAACTCGTGCAGGAGATAAGTGTTAAGCATACAAAAGGATTGTTTGGCGGGAATTTAGGGATACTTTTCTACGATGTCACAACCCTTTATTTTGAGACAACGAATAAGGACGAGTTACGGGAATCCGGTTTTTCCAAAGATGGTAAAAATGCAAATTCACAAGTAGTTTTAGGACTTCTTGTCAGTCGTGGAGGATATCCCTTGTCTTATTCTCTGTTTAACGGTTCACAATATGAGGGATATACAATGCTTCCCATCGTAGATGATTTTGTTCAAAGATTCAATCTCGGCAATGATTTTGTAGTAATTGCAGACTCCGGGCTTATGAGCGCAAAGAATGTAAAGCTACTCCGTGATGGTGGATATAAGTATATAATAGGTGCCAGGATAAAGAAGGAATCCGGCCGGATAATGGAGAAAATAATTGCAACAGAGCGTCGGTGTGGGGTGTTCAATGATATCAAATATCCGGATGGAGACAGGCTTATTGTTGGATACTCTGATGAAAGGGCAAAGAAGAACGCATTCGATAGAGAACAAGGTGTGGAAAGGCTAAGAAAACGTTTTTCTAAGGGAACACTGACGAAGGCGGACATCAACAAACGAGGCTACAACAAGTTCCTTTCAGTCAGTTCTGGAATTACAGTCAGTATAGATGAGGAAAAGATAAAGGAAGATGCAATATGGGATGGATTAAAAGGGTATAAGACAAATACGGATCTAAGTCCAGAGAAAGTCTATGAAGCCTATCAGAATCTATGGAATGTGGAACGGTCGTTTCGTATTACCAAAGGTACGCTGGATGTAAGACCGATGTTCCATTTCACGCCAAGAAGAATTGAGGCTCATGTTTGTATATGTTTCGTTGCTTTGAAAGTATACAAGGAACTTGAAAGGCTATTAAAATTGTCTGGGTGTCCATACTCTGTAGATGAAACACTCAAGATAGCCGAGACTATAGTTACTATTGAGATTGCACGTCCGGAGAATAAAGACACTATAACAAAAACTCTCTGCCTCACAGAGGAGGAGAGAGCTATAGCGTACCTCATTGATACTGATGATTGGTTAGAGTTATGATTTGGGTGACGCAATGATAAAGTCAGGAAAAACAGGGTGTTGGCCATATCTGACCAACACCCTGTTTTTTTATTTAAAAAGTTCCAGAAGTTCTTACATCCGTGAGGGTACTTCGATACCCAACAAGTTCATTCCCAAGCGAACAACTTTGGCTACATTAGCAGACAGAGAGATACGGAATATTTTCACTGCCTCATTCTCTTCACGCAAAATGCTGAAGTCGTGATAGAATTGATTGTATTCTTTCACCAAATCATAGGTATAATTAGCGATAATAGACGGGCTATAATCTTCACCGGCTTGTTTTACAACAGCCGCAAAGTCAGCCACCATCTGAATCAATCCTTCTTCTTTTTCGCTCAATTCAATACCAACCGGAATTTGTTCAGGAATAAGAATCCCCGATTCTGCCGCTTTCCGGAGCACCGACTGAATACGCGCATAAGTATATTGGATAAATGGTCCCGTATTGCCATTAAAGTCGATAGATTCTTTGGGATTGAACGTCATGTTCTTGCGGGCATCCACTTTCAGAATGAAATATTTCAAAGCTCCCAGACCAACGATACGAGCAATATCATCCGCTTCTTCCTGCGTCAAACCATCCAGTTTTCCCAGTTCCTGTGAAGTTTCTTTGGCAGTGGAAATCATCTCTTCCATCAAGTCGTCAGCGTCCACCACAGTACCTTCACGGGACTTCATCTTACCTTCCGGCAACTCTACCATTCCGTAAGAGAAGTGTACCAGACTCTTACCCCACTCGAAACCAAGCTTGTCAAGCAAGATAGAAAGTACCTGGAAGTGATAGTTCTGCTCGTTACCTACTACATAAATCATTTTATCAATCGGATAATCTGCAAAACGAAGTTTAGCCGTACCGATATCCTGCGTCATATACACAGAAGTACCGTCACCACGGAGGAGTAATTTGTGGTCCAGTCCTTCGGCAGTCAGGTCAGCCCATACAGAGCCATCCTCTTTTTTGAAGAAAAAGCCTTTTTCCAATCCTTCCATCACCTTCTCTTTTCCTTCGAGATAGGTGTTAGATTCGTAATATATTTTGTCGAAGCTGACGCCCATCTTTTTATAGGTCTCGTCGAATCCGGCGTATACCCAGTTGTTCATCATTTCCCACAATCCGCGTATTTCCGGGTCACCCGCTTCCCACTTCACGAGCATTTCACGAGCTTCCTGCATCAAAGGAGATGCCGCCTCGGCTTTCGCCTTAGCCTCATCGTCACTCATTCCTTGTGCTGTAAATCCAGCCATGAGTTCTGCCAGCTCCGCTTTATAATGTTTATCGAAAGAGACATAATAATCGCCTACCAGATGGTCGCCTTTCTTGCCGGATGTCTCCGGAGTTTCACCGTTTCCATATTTCTTCCATGCTAGCATGGATTTACAGATATGAATACCACGGTCGTTTACGATATTAGTCTTTACCACCTTGTTGCCGTTGGCAGCTACAATGTTAGCCAATGCATTACCTAAAAGGTTGTTACGCACGTGTCCCAAGTGAAGCGGTTTGTTTGTATTCGGAGAAGAATACTCGATCATCACCAACGGAGAAGTTTCGGTAGCTTTTACCAGACCATATTGCTCGTCAGCCTGAATCTCATTGAGCAGCTCAATCCAGGTAGCCGATGCAATAGTCAGGTTCAAGAATCCTTTTATCACATTAAAGGCAGCTACAGCCGGTTCATTGGCTTTCAGATATTCACCGATCTCCTGCGCCGTCTGTTCCGGCCCTTTTCTTGACATCTTCAGGAAAGGGAATACGACCAGTGTCAAATGTCCTTCAAATTCTTTCTTTGTTTTTTGCATTTGCACCATCTTTTCAGGGACTTCCTGACCGTAGAGTGCTTTCAGTCCGCTGATGACGGACGCTACAAGTTTATCTTCTATCTTCATAATCAAGTTATTTCTTGCGCGCAAAGATACAAAAAAAGGAGACGCATCACGCCTCCTCTCCTAATTTCTTTCAACTATCTATCTTATTCAACAGCTGCAGATAATTCAGCACCAGCTTTAAATTTAGCTACTT
The Bacteroides caecimuris DNA segment above includes these coding regions:
- the argS gene encoding arginine--tRNA ligase, which encodes MKIEDKLVASVISGLKALYGQEVPEKMVQMQKTKKEFEGHLTLVVFPFLKMSRKGPEQTAQEIGEYLKANEPAVAAFNVIKGFLNLTIASATWIELLNEIQADEQYGLVKATETSPLVMIEYSSPNTNKPLHLGHVRNNLLGNALANIVAANGNKVVKTNIVNDRGIHICKSMLAWKKYGNGETPETSGKKGDHLVGDYYVSFDKHYKAELAELMAGFTAQGMSDDEAKAKAEAASPLMQEAREMLVKWEAGDPEIRGLWEMMNNWVYAGFDETYKKMGVSFDKIYYESNTYLEGKEKVMEGLEKGFFFKKEDGSVWADLTAEGLDHKLLLRGDGTSVYMTQDIGTAKLRFADYPIDKMIYVVGNEQNYHFQVLSILLDKLGFEWGKSLVHFSYGMVELPEGKMKSREGTVVDADDLMEEMISTAKETSQELGKLDGLTQEEADDIARIVGLGALKYFILKVDARKNMTFNPKESIDFNGNTGPFIQYTYARIQSVLRKAAESGILIPEQIPVGIELSEKEEGLIQMVADFAAVVKQAGEDYSPSIIANYTYDLVKEYNQFYHDFSILREENEAVKIFRISLSANVAKVVRLGMNLLGIEVPSRM
- the topA gene encoding type I DNA topoisomerase; amino-acid sequence: MQKNLVIVESPAKAKTIEKFLGKDFKVLSSYGHIRDLKKKDFSIDVNNDFKPSYEIPADKKTLVSTLKTEAKEAETVWLASDEDREGEAIAWHLYEVLKLKPENTKRIVFHEITKSAILKAIEQPRDIDLNLVNAQQARRILDRIVGFELSPVLWRKVKPALSAGRVQSVAVRLIVEREREIHAFKTEAAYRVTAIFLVPDMDGKLVEMKAELARRIKTKKEAKAFLDACQGASFAIDDITTRPIKKTPPAPFTTSTLQQEAARKLGYTVAQTMMLAQRLYESGFITYMRTDSVNLSEFATAGSKDAIIKMMGDRYVHPRHFDTKTKGAQEAHEAIRPTYMENQSVEGTAQEKKLYDLIWKRTIASQMADAELEKTTATITISGSSDVFTAIGEVIKFDGFLRVYRESYDDDNEQEDESHLLPPLKKGQKLEHGPIIATERFTQRPPRYTEASLVRKLEELGIGRPSTYAPTISTIQQREYVEKGNKDGEERQFNVMTLKDHQIKDENHTEITGAEKAKLLPTDIGTVVNDFLTEYFPDILDFNFTASVEKEFDEIAEGEVKWTSIMKNFYDKFHPSVESTLAIKTEHKVGERILGEEPGTGKTVSVKIGRFGPVVQIGSAEDEEKPRFAQMKKGQSMETITLEEALELFKLPRTLGEYEGKTVSVGVGRFGPYILHNKVYVSLPKGLDPMEITLEEAEQLILDKRQKEVERHIKKFEEEPELEILNGRYGPYITYKGSNYKIPKDIVPQDLSLQSCLELIKIQDEKGETSSFKRGKRTTKKK
- a CDS encoding TonB-dependent receptor, with product MKRSHYIIGGLALAISMPSCLQAQTTQPKDTTMTRTVVVEQEYNPDIMDASKVNVLPKVEEPTVSKKEVEYATTFFPATSVPAGLMRPYTGKEVQPGTTPGYVRAGYGNYGNLDVLANYLFRLSQKDKLNVRFQMDGMDGKLTLPFTDSEKWNAFYYRTRANVDYTHQFDKLDLNIAGNFGLSNFNFQPESVNSKQKFTSGDFHAGIHFTDETAPLRFNAETNLLMYERQHNMFNESEANTGIKETIIRTKGDVTGAIGDQQLITIALEMNNLLYNGYTKNVSTGDEYFKNYTTLLLNPYYELDNDDWKLHIGANVDLSFGFDQSFRISPDITAQYIFSDSYIVYAKATGGKQLNDFRRLENICPYSELPEANTTATLGYVQRPYDTYEQINGSIGFKASPYPGLWFNVFGGYQNLKNDLCYLGFDPNDIHSGSYLSFAQDNTDNLYLGGEISYDYKDIFGISAKYTYRNWDSKTEEYLLAVKPASEMSFNVRIHPISALNINLGYDYINRKEVKEYAKMTAINDLHIGASYNVFKGVFVYAQVHNLLNKKYQYYLGYPTEGFNFLGGLSFRF